The Nitrososphaerales archaeon sequence TGGTACTTAGGCTAAGCGATACCATACGAGCAATAGTGGATAAAAATACCTAGACGAATATTTAACAATGCGTATAAAAAATGCGTAATAAAGAGGGTTTATAACACAAATTATTTATCCTAAAGATGTAGATGGAGCAGAATTTTACCACTGCCGACCGGTATAGTGTAAGATACTTAGAAAACGGCGTTTCTAACAAAAAGCATGTCCTTTGTCTTCATGGACTTGGAGCATCAGCGGAAAGATGGTCCAAAGTTTTGCCCATATTAGCAAAGGAGTACCATGTTGTAGCACCTGATCTGATAGGTTTTGGTTACAGTGACAAACCAGAAGTTCATTATACAATAGATTTTCTTGTACGTTTTGTGCGGAAATTCATGAAAAAGATGCAACTCAAGAAGGTCATCTTGGTTGGTGCTTCGCTAGGAGGGCATATAGCTTTGGAAACTGCACTAGCATATGGTGATACTGTAGAGAAGCTCGTGCTTGTATCGCCTGCGGGGATGATGAAGAACCCCACTCCAGGTTTGAGTCACTATATTGCGGCTGCTATGTAT is a genomic window containing:
- a CDS encoding alpha/beta hydrolase, which codes for MEQNFTTADRYSVRYLENGVSNKKHVLCLHGLGASAERWSKVLPILAKEYHVVAPDLIGFGYSDKPEVHYTIDFLVRFVRKFMKKMQLKKVILVGASLGGHIALETALAYGDTVEKLVLVSPAGMMKNPTPGLSHYIAAAMYPTVENARKAFQEMAGSKDVDEIYTKDFVNRMQLPYAKYAFMSAVLGSRAAPALEDRLHKIKVPTLIVWGKKDGLIPVKFARKFHAYIKDSKLVIMDNCGHTPYFEKPNEFCNILLEFLKN